In one window of Henckelia pumila isolate YLH828 chromosome 1, ASM3356847v2, whole genome shotgun sequence DNA:
- the LOC140867368 gene encoding uncharacterized protein, which produces MNLGNTIKEGNEMSQQDHEKALIFLRHHLNDGLKIEYLTVKESQELWKNLKERFDHQRTIVLPRARYEWMHLCLQDFKSVSDYNSALFKISSTLILYGEKVTDQDMLKKIFFTFHASNVLLQQQYRERGFKKRGRGQRRNYQQQIGKKHKTSHQQWNFNNEEANEKSSKVFEDKCYRYGVEGHWFRTCRTSKHLVDLYQSSMKENGKIEANLVDSDDPVDITHLDVSDFFAHPDGNIDHFIGGGVLENKE; this is translated from the exons ATGAATTTAGGGAATACAATCAAAGAAGGAAATGAAATGTCCCAGCAGGATCATGAAAAAGCACTTATTTTCCTTCGTCATCATCTCAACGATGGGTTGAAAATCGAGTATCTCACCGTGAAAGAATCACAAGAGCTTTGGAAAAATCTAAAAGAAAGATTTGACCATCAGAGAACTATTGTTCTTCCAAGAGCTCGATACGAATGGATGCATCTATGCTTACAAGATTTCAAGTCTGtaagtgattataattctgcatTATTTAAGATCAGCTCCACCCTAATACTCTATGGAGAGAAAGTCACGGATCAAGacatgttaaaaaaaatattcttcacttttcacgcatcaaatGTGCTCCTGCAACAGCAATATCGTGAACGTGGATTCAAAAA GCGTGGCCGTGGCCAGAGAAGAAACTATCAGCAACAAATTGGAAAGAAACATAAGACAAGCCACCAGCAGTGGAATTTCAATAATGAAGAAGCAAATGAAAAAAGTTCAAAGGTGTTTGAAGATAAATGTTATAGATATGGGGTGGAAGGACATTGGTTTCGTACCTGTCGTACATCAAAACATCTTGTGGATCTTTACCAAAGCTCGATGAAGGAAAATGGAAAAATAGAGGCAAATCTTGTGGATTCCGATGATCCAGTTGATATAACTCACTTGGATGTCTCTGATTTCTTCGCTCATCCTGATGGAAATATAGATCATTTTATTGGCGGTGGTGTGTTAGAAAACAAAGAATAA
- the LOC140893007 gene encoding actin-related protein 2/3 complex subunit 4, which yields MANTLRLYLTCIRNTLEAAMCLQNFPCQEVERHNKPEVELKTSPELLLNPVVICRNESEKCLIETSINSLRISLKVKQSDELENILTKKFLRFLSMRAEAFQVLRRKPVQGYDISFLITNYHCEEMQKQKLIDFIVQFMEDIDKEISELKLSVNTRGRLVATEFLKQFI from the exons ATG GCAAACACTCTACGACTGTATTTAACCTGCATTCGGAACACTCTCGAGGCTGCCATGTGCTTGCAG AATTTCCCCTGTCAAGAAGTTGAAAGGCACAATAAGCCCGAGGTTGAACTTAA GACTAGTCCAGAGCTTCTGCTGAATCCT GTTGTTATCtgtagaaatgaatctgagaaatGCTTGATAGAAACATCAATAAATTCACTGCGCATAAGCCTAAAG GTAAAGCAGTCAGATGAACTAGAGAATATACTGACAAAAAAATTCCTTAGATTTTTATCTATGAGAGCCGAAGCTTTTCAAGTATTGAGGAGAAAGCCAGTACAG GGGTATGACATTAGTTTTCTGATCACTAATTATCACTGTGAGGAGATGCAGAAGCAGAAGCTCATTGATTTTATAGTGCAGTTCATGGAG GATATTGATAAGGAGATAAGTGAACTGAAATTATCGGTGAACACACGAGGGCGCCTTGTTGCTACAGAGTTTCTGAAGCAGTTTATCTGA
- the LOC140874719 gene encoding uncharacterized protein, whose product MSLLRRPLSKTLILRHFSTSPAAAAATTSETPSCRRNHHEYLPASTYINSWKPLRNPQEAAAHLDFLRRDYARKVKQMRKVYIEEMELQRVEKLRMDEAKKEALRIANEERKAAKDAKKKAEAIERQAAEEEFRQMLAKERLEKLEYWKMREREVGERKREKKELVRRKSSMWIEESDLVKISMETFIETSAL is encoded by the exons ATGTCACTCCTCCGGCGTCCGTTGTCCAAAACTCTTATCCTCCGCCACTTTTCGACTTCgcccgccgccgccgccgccaccaCATCCGAAACCCCGTCGTGTCGTCGGAATCATCACGAGTACCTTCCTGCATCCACCTACATAAACTCTTGGAAACCCCTTCGAAACCCTCAGGAGGCAGCCGCGCATCTGGACTTCCTACGCCGCGATTACGCTCGTAAGGTGAAGCAAATGAGGAAGGTCTACATCGAGGAAATGGAGTTGCAGAGAGTTGAAAAATTGCGCATGGACGAGGCTAAAAAGGAGGCTTTGAGGATCGCCAATGAGGAGAGGAAGGCAGCCAAGGATGCCAAGAAGAAGGCCGAAGCCATTGAGAGACAAGCTGCCGAAGAAGAGTTCCGGCAAATGCTG GCCAAAGAAAGATTAGAGAAACTAGAGTATTGGAAAATGCGAGAAAGGGAAGTTGGGGAGAGGAAGAGAGAAAAGAAAGAGCTAGTGCGTAGAAAAAGTTCTATGTGGATTGAGGAATCCGACTTGGTGAAGATATCAATGGAGACGTTCATCGAGACCTCTGCTCTGTGA